From Lemur catta isolate mLemCat1 chromosome 21, mLemCat1.pri, whole genome shotgun sequence, a single genomic window includes:
- the ASPHD2 gene encoding aspartate beta-hydroxylase domain-containing protein 2 produces the protein MSLEWLVAWSWSLDGLRDCIATGIQSVRDCDTTAVVSVACLLVLFVWYCYHVGREQPRPYVSVNSLMQAADANGLQNGYVYCQSPECVRCAHNEGLNQKLYHNLQEYAKRYSWSGMGRIHKGIREQGRYLNSRPSIQKPEVFFLPDLPTTPYFSRDAQKHDVELLERNFQTILCEFETLYKAFSNCSLPQGWKMNSTPSGEWFTYYLVNQGVCVPRNCRKCPRTYRLLGSLRTCIGNNVFGNACISVLSPGTVITEHYGPTNIRIRCHLGLKTPNGCELVVGGEPQCWAEGRCLLFDDSFLHTAFHEGSAEDGPRVVFMVDLWHPNVAAAERQALDFIFAPGR, from the exons ATGTCGCTCGAGTGGCTGGTGGCCTGGAGCTGGTCGCTCGATGGCCTGCGGGACTGCATCGCCACCGGCATCCAGTCTGTGCGGGACTGCGACACCACCGCGGTGGTCTCGGTGGCCTGCCTGCTGGTCCTGTTTGTGTGGTACTGCTACCACGTGGGCAGGGAGCAGCCCCGGCCCTACGTGTCCGTCAACTCCCTCATGCAGGCCGCGGATGCCAACGGGCTGCAGAACGGCTACGTGTACTGCCAGTCGCCCGAGTGCGTGCGCTGCGCCCACAACGAGGGCCTCAACCAGAAGCTCTACCACAACCTGCAGGAGTACGCCAAGCGCTACTCCTGGTCCGGCATGGGCCGCATCCACAAGGGCATCCGCGAGCAGGGCCGGTACCTCAACAGCCGGCCCTCCATCCAGAAGCCCGAGGTCTTCTTCCTGCCCGACCTCCCCACCACGCCGTACTTCTCCCGGGACGCGCAGAAACACGACGTGGAACTGCTGGAACGGAACTTCCAGACCATCCTGTGCGAGTTCGAGACCCTCTACAAAGCCTTCTCAAACTGCAGCCTCCCGCAGGGCTGGAAAATGAACAGCACCCCCAGCGGGGAGTGGTTCACCTATTACTTGGTCAATCAGGGGGTGTGCGTCCCCAGGAACTGCAGGAAGTGCCCACGGACGTACCGCTTGCTCGGAAGTCTTCGGACCTGTATTGGGAACAATGTTTTTGGGAATGCGTGCATCTCCGTGCTGAGCCCCGGGACTGTGATAACGGAGCACTATGGACCCACCAATATCCGCATCCGGTGCCATTTAG GTCTGAAAACCCCAAATGGCTGTGAGCTGGTGGTCGGGGGAGAGCCCCAGTGCTGGGCAGAAGGACGCTGCCTCCTCTTCGATGACTCTTTCCTGCACACCGCGTTCCATGAAG gctcaGCAGAGGACGGCCCACGGGTGGTTTTCATGGTGGATTTGTGGCATCCGAACGTCGCAGCGGCCGAACGGCAGGCCCTTGATTTCATCTTTGCCCCGGGACGATGA